Proteins from one Mycteria americana isolate JAX WOST 10 ecotype Jacksonville Zoo and Gardens chromosome 1, USCA_MyAme_1.0, whole genome shotgun sequence genomic window:
- the TXNRD1 gene encoding thioredoxin reductase 1, cytoplasmic isoform X2, with translation MVSEAKVHKEGEPQKLPEMNGHTPVPHSYDYDLIVIGGGSGGLAAAKEAAKYEKKVMVLDFVTPTPLGNSWGLGGTCVNVGCIPKKLMHQAALLGQALQDSRKFGWQFTEEVTHNWMTMTESVQNYIGSLNWGYRVALREKKVTYENAYGEFVGPHTVKATNKRGVEKLYTAERFLIATGERPRYLGIPGDKEYCISSDDLFSLPYCPGKTLVVGASYVALECAGFLAGLGLDVTVMVRSILLRGFDQDIANKIGEYMEEHGISFIREFVPIKVEQIEEGTPGRLKVIAKSTKENQIIEGEYNTVLLAIGRDACTRKIGLDKVGVKINEKTGKIPVNDEEQTNVPYIYAVGDILQDKLELTPVAIQAGRLLVQRLYAGATTKCDYVNVPTTVFTPLEYGACGYSEETAVEKFGEENIEVYHSHFWPLEWTVPSRDNNKCYAKIICNIQDNERVIGFHVLGPNAGEVTQGFAAAIKCGLTKEQLDSTIGIHPVCAEVFTTLSVTKRSGENTLQAGC, from the exons gaggctgccaaatatgaaaagaaagtgaTGGTGCTGGACTTTGTCACGCCTACACCTCTGGGAAACTCATGGG GTCTTGGAGGAACATGTGTAAATGTGGGCTGTATACCTAAAAAATTGATGCATCAGGCAGCTTTACTGGGACAAGCCTTGCAAGATTCACGCAAATTTGGATGGCAGTTTACAGAAGAAG TCACACACAACTGGATGACTATGACAGAATCTGTTCAGAATTACATTGGTTCACTGAACTGGGGCTATCGGGTTGCACTGAGAGAGAAGAAGGTCACATATGAGAATGCATACGGAGAATTTGTCGGGCCACACACAGTTAAG GCAACAAATAAAAGAGGAGTTGAGAAGCTGTACACGGCTGAGAGGTTTCTCATTGCCACTGGTGAACGACCACGCTACCTGGGTATACCTGGAGACAAGGAATACTGCATTAGCAG TGATGATCTTTTCTCTCTGCCTTACTGTCCAGGGAAAACCCTGGTGGTTGGAGCTTCCTACGTTGCCTTGGAATGTGCAGGATTTCTTGCAGGTCTTGGATTAGATGTCACTGTAATGGTGAGATCCATCCTCTTAAGAGGATTTGACCAGGATATTGCAAACAAAATTGGCGAATATATGGAGGAACATGGAATCAGCTTTATTAGGGAGTTTGTGCCGATCAAG GTTGAGCAGATTGAGGAAGGAACTCCTGGACGATTGAAAGTTATAGCCAAGTCCACAAAGGAGAACCAAATAATTGAAGGGGAATACAATACT GTGTTGCTAGCAATCGGAAGAGATGCATGCACAAGAAAAATTGGTTTAGACAAAGTTGGAGTGAAGATCAATGAAAA aacaggaaaaattcCTGTCAATGATGAGGAGCAAACAAACGTGCCGTATATCTATGCTGTTGGAGATATACTGCAGGACAAGCTGGAACTCACACCAGTGGCAATCCAGGCAGGAAGATTGTTAGTTCAAAGGCTTTATGCTGGGGCAACCACTAAG TGTGACTATGTGAATGTTCCAACCACTGTATTCACTCCTTTGGAGTATGGAGCCTGTGGGTATTCTGAAGAGACTGCGGTGGAGAAGTTTGGGGAGGAAAACATTGAG GTGTACCATAGTCATTTCTGGCCACTGGAATGGACTGTGCCATCCAGAGACAACAACAAATGCTATGCGAAGATAATTTGCAATATTCAAGATAAT GAGAGAGTCATCGGTTTCCATGTCCTTGGTCCAAATGCTGGAGAAGTCACCCAAGGGTTTGCAGCTGCTATTAAATGTGGGTTGACAAAAGAACAGCTGGACAGCACCATAGGAATTCATCCCGTCTGTGCAGAG gTATTCACTACTCTGTCCGTGACTAAGCGTTCTGGTGAAAATACCCTTCAGGCTGGATGCTGA
- the TXNRD1 gene encoding thioredoxin reductase 1, cytoplasmic isoform X3 yields MVLDFVTPTPLGNSWGLGGTCVNVGCIPKKLMHQAALLGQALQDSRKFGWQFTEEVTHNWMTMTESVQNYIGSLNWGYRVALREKKVTYENAYGEFVGPHTVKATNKRGVEKLYTAERFLIATGERPRYLGIPGDKEYCISSDDLFSLPYCPGKTLVVGASYVALECAGFLAGLGLDVTVMVRSILLRGFDQDIANKIGEYMEEHGISFIREFVPIKVEQIEEGTPGRLKVIAKSTKENQIIEGEYNTVLLAIGRDACTRKIGLDKVGVKINEKTGKIPVNDEEQTNVPYIYAVGDILQDKLELTPVAIQAGRLLVQRLYAGATTKCDYVNVPTTVFTPLEYGACGYSEETAVEKFGEENIEVYHSHFWPLEWTVPSRDNNKCYAKIICNIQDNERVIGFHVLGPNAGEVTQGFAAAIKCGLTKEQLDSTIGIHPVCAEVFTTLSVTKRSGENTLQAGC; encoded by the exons aTGGTGCTGGACTTTGTCACGCCTACACCTCTGGGAAACTCATGGG GTCTTGGAGGAACATGTGTAAATGTGGGCTGTATACCTAAAAAATTGATGCATCAGGCAGCTTTACTGGGACAAGCCTTGCAAGATTCACGCAAATTTGGATGGCAGTTTACAGAAGAAG TCACACACAACTGGATGACTATGACAGAATCTGTTCAGAATTACATTGGTTCACTGAACTGGGGCTATCGGGTTGCACTGAGAGAGAAGAAGGTCACATATGAGAATGCATACGGAGAATTTGTCGGGCCACACACAGTTAAG GCAACAAATAAAAGAGGAGTTGAGAAGCTGTACACGGCTGAGAGGTTTCTCATTGCCACTGGTGAACGACCACGCTACCTGGGTATACCTGGAGACAAGGAATACTGCATTAGCAG TGATGATCTTTTCTCTCTGCCTTACTGTCCAGGGAAAACCCTGGTGGTTGGAGCTTCCTACGTTGCCTTGGAATGTGCAGGATTTCTTGCAGGTCTTGGATTAGATGTCACTGTAATGGTGAGATCCATCCTCTTAAGAGGATTTGACCAGGATATTGCAAACAAAATTGGCGAATATATGGAGGAACATGGAATCAGCTTTATTAGGGAGTTTGTGCCGATCAAG GTTGAGCAGATTGAGGAAGGAACTCCTGGACGATTGAAAGTTATAGCCAAGTCCACAAAGGAGAACCAAATAATTGAAGGGGAATACAATACT GTGTTGCTAGCAATCGGAAGAGATGCATGCACAAGAAAAATTGGTTTAGACAAAGTTGGAGTGAAGATCAATGAAAA aacaggaaaaattcCTGTCAATGATGAGGAGCAAACAAACGTGCCGTATATCTATGCTGTTGGAGATATACTGCAGGACAAGCTGGAACTCACACCAGTGGCAATCCAGGCAGGAAGATTGTTAGTTCAAAGGCTTTATGCTGGGGCAACCACTAAG TGTGACTATGTGAATGTTCCAACCACTGTATTCACTCCTTTGGAGTATGGAGCCTGTGGGTATTCTGAAGAGACTGCGGTGGAGAAGTTTGGGGAGGAAAACATTGAG GTGTACCATAGTCATTTCTGGCCACTGGAATGGACTGTGCCATCCAGAGACAACAACAAATGCTATGCGAAGATAATTTGCAATATTCAAGATAAT GAGAGAGTCATCGGTTTCCATGTCCTTGGTCCAAATGCTGGAGAAGTCACCCAAGGGTTTGCAGCTGCTATTAAATGTGGGTTGACAAAAGAACAGCTGGACAGCACCATAGGAATTCATCCCGTCTGTGCAGAG gTATTCACTACTCTGTCCGTGACTAAGCGTTCTGGTGAAAATACCCTTCAGGCTGGATGCTGA